The following coding sequences are from one Methanomicrobiales archaeon HGW-Methanomicrobiales-1 window:
- a CDS encoding histidine kinase yields the protein MKTAQDFLVEIPVLKNSDQITKARQILRDERFREVYVVDAKKNLLGYIDLTDGLRVTATKSNVTVEGFVKDAPMVNPEDSIEQVAKTMRSFHTDSVAVIDSTRHMRGGILLSDLFPVIISRNELHGTVASRMNTKVVAADPTDELQKIQALIMESGFTAFPVIKKKQLIGIISRRDLISTKRVRSAIAQHAHTTVEDVMTREVVTITPDEPVKYAAELLVKHDVSRLPVLNGDALVGILDRHDILAALA from the coding sequence ATGAAAACAGCACAGGATTTCCTCGTTGAGATCCCTGTGCTGAAAAACAGTGACCAGATAACAAAAGCGCGGCAGATCCTCAGAGATGAACGATTCCGTGAAGTCTATGTCGTGGATGCAAAGAAAAATCTCCTCGGCTACATCGACCTGACGGACGGGTTGCGGGTGACTGCAACGAAATCGAATGTAACGGTTGAGGGTTTTGTCAAGGATGCACCGATGGTAAATCCTGAAGACTCAATCGAACAGGTGGCAAAAACAATGCGAAGCTTCCATACGGATAGTGTAGCGGTGATAGACTCCACGCGTCACATGCGGGGAGGAATCCTTCTTTCGGATCTCTTTCCCGTTATCATCTCGCGCAATGAACTGCACGGGACGGTAGCCTCACGCATGAATACAAAGGTGGTTGCCGCAGATCCAACGGACGAACTCCAGAAGATCCAGGCACTCATCATGGAGAGCGGGTTTACGGCATTCCCGGTGATCAAAAAGAAACAGCTCATCGGTATCATATCCCGCCGCGACCTGATCAGCACTAAGCGGGTGCGGTCAGCAATCGCCCAGCATGCCCATACCACGGTCGAGGATGTGATGACCCGTGAAGTGGTCACTATCACACCTGACGAGCCGGTGAAGTATGCAGCAGAACTGCTGGTAAAACACGATGTCAGCCGGCTTCCCGTTCTTAACGGCGATGCCCTTGTCGGGATACTTGACCGGCACGACATCCTTGCTGCCCTTGCCTGA
- a CDS encoding CBS domain-containing protein, translated as MKKTTNAIRFETRVPLSEVMKRNPTMIGIEATVAMAAKAMCKEEVGSVIILDNNKPIGIVTEEDINCKVVAKDLKPSKVHVNEIMSTPLITVSADKTSGDAAHMMVKHKVRRLPVVDDCNEVIGIITVRDLLTVSTELNDLLEDLIEINREEIVEQGVCDRCSQMSDDLKRVDGVLICPSCREEDKIT; from the coding sequence ATGAAAAAGACAACCAACGCAATACGGTTTGAAACCCGTGTCCCCCTCAGTGAAGTGATGAAACGCAACCCGACCATGATAGGCATAGAAGCTACGGTGGCTATGGCTGCCAAGGCGATGTGCAAGGAAGAAGTCGGCAGTGTAATCATCCTCGATAATAACAAGCCCATTGGCATTGTTACCGAGGAAGACATCAACTGCAAAGTGGTGGCAAAGGATCTCAAACCGAGCAAAGTACACGTGAATGAAATCATGAGCACGCCACTCATTACGGTGAGTGCGGATAAAACATCCGGCGATGCCGCCCACATGATGGTGAAGCACAAGGTAAGGAGACTCCCCGTTGTTGATGACTGCAACGAAGTGATCGGTATTATTACGGTCCGGGATCTTCTTACCGTTTCAACAGAGCTCAATGATCTGCTGGAGGATCTCATCGAGATCAACCGCGAGGAGATCGTTGAGCAGGGTGTATGCGATCGCTGCAGCCAGATGTCTGATGACCTTAAGCGGGTGGATGGCGTATTGATCTGTCCAAGCTGCCGTGAGGAGGACAAAATCACATGA
- a CDS encoding GTP-binding protein: MKIFYQTFGTAKKKFSNFLNSFFKKKRTRIGIYGPPNAGKTTLANRIARDWTGDAVGPVSEIPHETRRARKKEDIIISGANGSVVTMDIVDTPGVTTKIDYHEFLEFGMEKDEAIIRAREATEGVAEAMHWLREDIDGVIYMLDSTLDPFMQVNIMMIGIIESRNLPVIIVANKIDLADAAPARIRSAFPQHPVVAISGLEGRNVEDLYETMIEYFG, encoded by the coding sequence GTGAAAATATTTTATCAGACGTTTGGTACGGCAAAGAAGAAATTTTCCAATTTCCTCAATTCATTTTTCAAGAAGAAACGGACCCGGATCGGTATTTACGGTCCACCCAATGCGGGAAAGACCACGCTGGCTAACCGTATTGCCCGCGACTGGACCGGCGATGCCGTCGGCCCGGTAAGCGAGATCCCGCACGAGACCCGCAGGGCCCGAAAGAAAGAAGATATCATCATCTCCGGCGCAAACGGCAGCGTAGTAACGATGGATATCGTAGATACCCCGGGTGTCACGACCAAGATCGATTACCATGAATTCCTGGAATTCGGCATGGAGAAGGACGAAGCGATCATCCGCGCCCGGGAAGCTACCGAGGGTGTTGCCGAGGCCATGCACTGGCTGCGCGAGGATATTGACGGCGTTATCTACATGCTCGACTCAACGCTCGACCCATTCATGCAGGTGAATATCATGATGATCGGGATCATCGAGAGCAGGAATCTTCCCGTCATCATCGTTGCAAACAAGATCGATCTCGCCGATGCGGCGCCGGCACGTATCCGCAGCGCGTTCCCCCAACACCCGGTTGTAGCGATCTCCGGTCTCGAGGGCAGGAACGTTGAAGATCTCTACGAAACCATGATCGAATACTTCGGGTGA
- a CDS encoding ABC transporter permease translates to MKDIFFDLSVRSVRLNFLRSLLASVGIVIGVVAISSMGMLGANMQLSVKEQLSSNVNTIMISSDVVRTTTTAGTPVTSSGITKTQLSEIKSSAGSNIVIPLHRTSTQFTIGSTDGRGSVYGMDPNDIPKFLTIEEGDNIRGANDAIVGSGIASNFDLKVGSRIKIGQKDEASRPVVRVSGILAARGFASDGVNTDNAIIVPDDWYTDHYGDKDLYDQVNVIVKNVDTISDVEASIDDKVNRKSDVVRIQDASSRLTSITATLGTITTFILAIGGISLVVAAVSIFNVMMMSVNERVQEIGILLSIGTEKGEVRRMFLYEAFILGVIGAGVGGICSLVIGYSVVSAMIGNTAYFFLPDSIMYVPYGMIIGIVVCVVSGLYPAWKASNMDPIDALRSE, encoded by the coding sequence ATGAAAGATATCTTCTTTGACCTATCGGTGCGCAGCGTCCGCTTAAACTTCCTGCGCTCGCTCCTTGCGTCGGTCGGTATTGTCATCGGGGTCGTTGCCATCTCGTCCATGGGAATGCTCGGGGCGAATATGCAGCTCTCGGTAAAAGAACAGCTATCGTCGAATGTCAATACGATCATGATCTCGTCCGATGTGGTGAGAACCACGACTACGGCCGGAACACCGGTAACCTCATCGGGAATAACAAAAACGCAGTTGAGCGAGATTAAGAGTTCTGCCGGGTCGAACATTGTCATTCCTCTTCACCGGACCAGTACGCAGTTCACGATCGGTTCTACCGATGGCCGTGGAAGTGTCTACGGTATGGATCCCAACGACATCCCCAAATTCCTCACGATCGAGGAGGGGGATAATATCCGGGGGGCGAATGATGCCATTGTCGGGTCCGGCATTGCCAGCAACTTCGACCTGAAAGTCGGCAGCCGGATCAAGATCGGGCAGAAGGATGAAGCCTCGCGGCCGGTAGTCCGGGTCTCCGGCATATTGGCTGCCCGGGGTTTTGCATCCGACGGGGTCAATACCGATAACGCGATCATTGTGCCGGACGACTGGTACACGGATCATTATGGCGACAAGGACCTGTACGATCAGGTCAATGTGATTGTGAAAAATGTCGATACTATCAGCGATGTAGAGGCTTCCATCGATGACAAAGTCAACCGGAAAAGCGATGTCGTGCGGATCCAGGACGCCAGTTCCCGCCTTACTTCCATTACCGCAACGCTGGGCACCATCACGACCTTCATCCTTGCGATTGGGGGCATCTCCCTTGTTGTCGCAGCCGTCAGCATCTTCAACGTGATGATGATGTCGGTCAATGAACGGGTACAGGAGATCGGTATCCTGCTCTCCATTGGTACGGAAAAAGGAGAAGTGCGCCGCATGTTCCTGTATGAAGCATTCATTCTCGGGGTTATCGGCGCCGGCGTAGGAGGGATCTGCAGTCTTGTCATCGGTTATTCTGTTGTGAGTGCCATGATCGGCAACACGGCGTATTTCTTCCTGCCGGACAGCATCATGTATGTCCCGTATGGTATGATTATCGGTATCGTGGTCTGCGTGGTTTCAGGGTTGTATCCGGCATGGAAGGCATCCAACATGGACCCGATCGATGCGCTGCGATCGGAGTAA
- a CDS encoding lipoprotein-releasing system ATP-binding protein LolD, whose protein sequence is MDDTPLIRLTDVSKVYPLESGDFTALDHVSLDIRENEFIAVMGPSGSGKSTLMNHLGILDVPTTGELFINGRNVAAMTNLERTHMRRDIIGYIFQKFYLIPLLSAYENVEYPLILKYKQRDTTGKATAVLKSVGFDADMSAHRPNQLSGGQQQRVAIARALVNDPKILLCDEPTGNLDRKTGLQIMDILVDLQSKGKTVILVTHDPKIAEYAHRIIELEDGRIVAS, encoded by the coding sequence ATGGATGATACACCCCTTATACGGTTAACCGACGTCTCAAAAGTATACCCCCTGGAGAGTGGCGACTTCACCGCGCTTGACCATGTCTCGCTCGATATCCGGGAAAACGAGTTCATCGCTGTCATGGGCCCATCAGGTTCCGGCAAATCCACCCTGATGAACCATCTCGGTATCCTCGATGTGCCTACGACCGGGGAATTGTTTATCAATGGAAGAAATGTGGCTGCGATGACCAACCTGGAGCGCACTCACATGCGCCGTGATATTATTGGGTACATCTTCCAGAAATTTTACTTAATTCCCCTTCTCTCGGCATACGAGAACGTGGAATACCCGCTTATCCTGAAGTACAAGCAGCGCGATACCACCGGGAAGGCGACAGCGGTGCTCAAATCTGTGGGTTTTGACGCTGATATGAGTGCCCACCGGCCCAACCAGCTCTCGGGCGGCCAGCAGCAGCGGGTCGCGATTGCACGGGCACTGGTCAATGACCCGAAGATCCTTCTCTGCGATGAACCGACCGGGAACCTGGACCGGAAGACCGGCCTCCAGATCATGGACATCCTTGTTGATCTACAGAGTAAAGGAAAGACCGTGATCCTTGTCACCCATGACCCGAAGATCGCAGAATATGCCCACCGGATCATTGAGCTCGAGGACGGGAGGATCGTGGCATCATGA
- a CDS encoding transcriptional regulator: MKNNIKVFRAKANLTQEHLANAVGVYRQTIIAIEKSKYVPSLTLAFKIARYFNVNVEEIFECEEADLK; this comes from the coding sequence ATGAAGAATAACATCAAGGTATTCAGGGCAAAGGCAAATCTGACGCAGGAGCACCTGGCAAACGCTGTCGGGGTGTACCGTCAGACCATCATCGCTATAGAAAAAAGCAAGTATGTCCCCTCTCTTACTCTCGCGTTCAAGATTGCACGATATTTCAACGTGAATGTCGAAGAGATCTTCGAATGCGAAGAAGCAGATCTCAAATAA
- a CDS encoding MarR family transcriptional regulator, giving the protein MHMNSQNTCEIPFGAVVSITSRGRFIFLNDRLRPLGLSAGQFPVLMLLYKEQNIMQETLVRHYHLDKGTIARAVKKLEDAGYIRRIVDPDNRRAVRLFLTEKGEHLAPVLQAIHHEWEEQVLTGLSREQKETLNSLMRTVAQNSHRNMQDERGLPDANN; this is encoded by the coding sequence GTGCATATGAACTCCCAAAATACCTGCGAGATCCCCTTTGGAGCGGTAGTCTCCATCACCAGTCGCGGCCGGTTCATTTTTTTGAATGACCGGCTCCGGCCGCTGGGCCTCTCCGCAGGCCAGTTCCCGGTCCTGATGCTGCTCTATAAAGAGCAGAACATCATGCAGGAGACCCTGGTCCGGCACTATCATCTCGATAAGGGCACGATTGCCCGGGCAGTAAAAAAACTCGAGGATGCCGGGTATATCCGGCGCATCGTCGATCCTGATAACCGCCGGGCAGTCCGCCTGTTTCTCACGGAAAAAGGCGAACATCTTGCTCCCGTGCTGCAGGCAATACATCACGAATGGGAAGAACAGGTCCTCACCGGTCTCTCCCGGGAACAGAAAGAGACCCTCAACTCCCTGATGCGCACCGTTGCGCAGAACAGCCACAGGAACATGCAGGATGAAAGAGGACTTCCCGATGCCAACAACTGA
- a CDS encoding MATE family efflux transporter, with amino-acid sequence MPTTESSERANEAPAGRDNTEGIALLMGDPKKAIVKLSGPMIIAMFLMSTYNIVNAIWVAGLGSDALAAVGFITPIFMILIGTGSGLGAGVASVISRRIGAKDKIAADNAAVHAILITLILSAVLTIPLILFTGPIVHLFGAGEVSGLATEYGQVIFLGMVLILFTNVAYAILRAEGDAKRAMYVMAASSVMNMVLDPLLIYTAGMGIAGAAWGMIISLVMVSCVLLYWFFMKRDTYVTISYKAFSWDKKTVRDILGVGLPASFEFFLMAILAIFINGLLVATAGTDAVAIYTAGWRVVFFAVIPLIAISTSVISVAGAAYGARQFAKLRTVHTFSVSLGIAISLVISALTFIFARQIAVIFTYSPDSAHLAPEIAMFLATMCFFYPFIPPGIMSGSVFQATGKGMTSLVISVLRNLVFIALFAYLFGIVLGYGEHGIWWGIVAGDIIGGTVAYIWARAYISRLIANG; translated from the coding sequence ATGCCAACAACTGAATCATCCGAAAGGGCGAATGAAGCCCCGGCCGGGAGAGATAATACCGAAGGCATCGCGCTCCTGATGGGAGACCCGAAAAAAGCCATCGTGAAACTGTCCGGGCCCATGATCATCGCGATGTTCCTGATGTCCACCTACAACATCGTCAACGCGATTTGGGTTGCCGGTCTCGGCTCCGATGCACTGGCGGCTGTCGGGTTCATCACCCCAATCTTCATGATCCTGATTGGGACCGGCAGCGGGCTCGGTGCCGGCGTCGCATCCGTCATCTCCCGCCGGATAGGTGCAAAAGATAAGATCGCGGCTGACAATGCAGCAGTCCACGCGATACTCATCACCCTGATCCTGTCAGCAGTCCTCACCATCCCCTTAATCCTCTTTACCGGCCCGATCGTTCACCTCTTTGGCGCAGGAGAAGTCTCCGGGCTTGCAACTGAATACGGGCAGGTCATCTTCCTGGGCATGGTACTCATCCTCTTCACTAACGTTGCCTATGCAATTCTCCGAGCTGAAGGAGATGCCAAACGGGCGATGTACGTCATGGCAGCGTCTTCGGTCATGAACATGGTCCTCGACCCGCTGCTCATCTACACGGCCGGCATGGGCATTGCCGGGGCGGCATGGGGCATGATCATCTCGCTGGTCATGGTATCGTGCGTGCTCCTTTACTGGTTCTTCATGAAGCGGGATACCTACGTCACCATCTCATACAAGGCATTCTCGTGGGACAAGAAAACCGTCCGGGACATTCTCGGGGTCGGCCTGCCGGCCAGCTTCGAATTCTTCCTCATGGCGATCCTCGCGATCTTCATCAACGGCCTGCTGGTCGCAACCGCAGGCACGGACGCTGTTGCAATCTATACCGCAGGGTGGAGAGTCGTGTTCTTCGCCGTTATCCCTCTCATCGCTATCAGCACATCAGTGATATCCGTTGCCGGTGCTGCCTACGGGGCGCGGCAGTTTGCAAAACTCAGGACCGTCCACACGTTTTCGGTCTCGCTCGGGATTGCAATCTCGCTGGTCATCAGCGCCCTCACGTTTATCTTTGCCCGGCAGATCGCTGTCATCTTCACGTACTCCCCGGACAGCGCCCATCTCGCACCGGAGATTGCCATGTTCCTTGCCACCATGTGCTTCTTCTACCCGTTCATTCCGCCGGGCATCATGTCGGGATCGGTCTTCCAGGCAACAGGTAAAGGGATGACATCGCTTGTCATCTCGGTCCTGCGGAACCTGGTCTTCATCGCACTCTTTGCCTACCTGTTCGGGATCGTGCTCGGGTATGGCGAGCACGGCATCTGGTGGGGAATTGTTGCCGGGGATATCATCGGAGGAACGGTGGCATACATCTGGGCCCGGGCGTATATCTCGCGGCTGATTGCGAACGGGTAA